From the Cohaesibacter sp. ES.047 genome, one window contains:
- the tesB gene encoding acyl-CoA thioesterase II: MNSAIDTLLSILDLEQLEVNLFRGTSPKEGWQRVFGGQVIGQALVAASRTVPPDRFAHSLQCYFMRPGDPTTPIIYQVDNLRDGQSFVTRRVLAIQHGEAIFAMSASFHKKEESFAHQMGMPDVPAPEDLATEKDVFEALMTKAPDDIKGYFRRTRPIELRPVNIEHYTTNKKLDPIQHVWVRTTSKLPDDPAIHKCALAYASDMTLLDTSLFAHGRSVFHEDISAASLDHAMWFHADFKADEWLLYSQDSPWAGGARSFNRGSIFRRDGVLVASTVQEGLIRKVSI; the protein is encoded by the coding sequence ATGAATTCAGCAATTGACACTCTGCTTTCCATTCTCGATCTGGAGCAACTGGAGGTAAATCTGTTCCGGGGCACAAGTCCAAAGGAGGGATGGCAGCGGGTCTTTGGTGGCCAGGTGATTGGTCAGGCCCTCGTTGCAGCATCGCGCACAGTGCCGCCGGATCGCTTCGCCCATTCTCTGCAATGCTATTTCATGCGACCGGGCGATCCCACCACGCCCATCATCTACCAAGTGGACAATCTGCGCGACGGCCAGTCCTTTGTCACGCGCCGTGTGCTGGCGATCCAGCATGGCGAGGCGATTTTTGCCATGTCGGCCTCCTTTCATAAAAAGGAAGAAAGCTTTGCTCATCAGATGGGCATGCCTGACGTACCCGCGCCGGAAGACCTCGCCACAGAAAAAGACGTCTTTGAGGCGCTGATGACCAAGGCTCCGGATGACATCAAAGGCTATTTCCGGCGCACACGGCCCATCGAATTGCGCCCGGTGAATATCGAGCATTACACGACCAACAAGAAGCTCGATCCGATCCAGCATGTTTGGGTTCGAACAACCTCAAAACTGCCAGATGATCCGGCCATTCACAAATGCGCTCTGGCCTATGCCTCCGACATGACCCTGCTCGACACATCGCTGTTTGCCCATGGCCGCTCGGTATTCCACGAGGACATCAGCGCAGCAAGCCTTGACCATGCCATGTGGTTTCATGCCGACTTTAAGGCGGACGAATGGCTGCTCTATTCCCAGGACAGTCCATGGGCCGGCGGCGCGCGCAGTTTCAATCGCGGATCCATTTTTCGCCGCGACGGGGTTTTGGTCGCCTCTACTGTTCAGGAAGGACTAATTCGCAAAGTGAGCATATAA